TCAGACTTCACAGTAGGAACAGAGGGGTTAGCACTGTTGGAATATCAGTGCAACACACTATGGACTGGCAAATCACAGTTTAAACCTCTGCAGAGGGCCTGAAGAAAAACACGCTAACTATTTAGAGCCTAGTTCCATGGCCGTAGTTCAGTAATGATCAAGGGTCACTGACACTGTTCGGACTGGAAAACAAATTTCACATCTAAATTCCAACAGTGTTCTCCTCTGTGATGcaacactgtggggacatcaaATAAACTGAAGTTTGAATCACTTAattatcttgtgtttcttggGCCATAACACTTTCACTTGTATCTTTGATGAAATATCCATTGTttatcaaaagaaaaacatcattatAACAGCTGATATATAACTTTTTATCAGTCGTGTGTCTTTATATTTCCATCATAACATTGACAGTAAACAGAGATAAAGACAGGAAGGGTGATAAATCCATAATGCCGTTCATGTCTAGTTTTTAAAAACCCCTGAAACCATAGTTTACAAATCATACTTCCTTTGTGTTTCATAATCTAACGTCAGAAGCTGAGACATCAGACTCACATCTGGTGTTAGCTCTACAATTACTAGAGCTTCATTACAGCCAAAGGTAGATAGTTTAAACAAAACAGTTTCCCAAATTATTCAAAGGAACAAGACACTGTCGGACATTCAAAGCTGGTGTTGTGAGTTCACTGTTCTTATAGATAATCTTGCATTAATCCGCGCaatgacaacagagacacaaGAAAGACGTCATGTTAacctgtgtgttcatgttaaacctgaataaaaatgaaaaaataatatttagttttttagACAGGATCCTCAACAGCATGACTTCATCTGTTATTAATAGAATTATTATGGGATTAATCATAAAGTCATGTCTTTGAACTGTCCCTGTTTCAGTTTAGAACAATTTTACTTTTCGTCCATTGAGTTGATTTAAAACTGTGCTGTGAGAATCAGGGAAGTGAAAATATCAAATGTCAGCAGGTAGAAAAGGATCACATTGAACAATCCTAAAACACACAGGAGAAAAATTCACCACAGACAGGCCTGTGTAGTGGAGTCAGAACACAGTTCAAAGCTGTCAAGTAGTTCACAGCAGGTAGTGCTTACCTCAGTTAATGCTTAGAGACCAGGACACCAACAATATGACTCCAGGAAATCACAAACTTTATGTGAGGTGTGGTGGCAAATGTCCCTGgactccctgtgtgtgtgtgttaacatgttGAGGTGTTCATGCATACAAGAGTAGTTGGTGTGTTTTATAAAAAGTTGCAAATCTACAGTGGCCCCATCATAAATATGGGAAACTAAATGTAAAAGTGTCAGCttcaataaacaaacacagctttGACATGTTTAATATTCAACATATTGGTGACTAGATTGGGTGATTAAACAGCACATTCATTCATCAACTTTGGATCACTGACTTTCCATGTTGACATATGAcctgcaaggtaccctgggtgcatttgtTGCAAATGTTCTGGGGCACCATGTCAACTTCGGCCTGtaacatgcattgtgtgttttcaaaatacacttctgttttcgcAGGAAATGTAGAATTTGCATATagttttcttcaaaataaacgtaCCACGTCAGGACAACACCacaatatgacatttttttccttcaacaacaagtATACATGGTTCCTTGTAGCCAACACACccacatggttgggttcagCATCAGAAGCATGTTTTTAGGTTTAGAAAGAGATAccagagtttggctttacagtcatacaggaagtgaacacggCCTCCCAGGTATAAGTCAGTGGTTGCTggaaccatccaccacccctcctgccaaCACCACTTGGACCTTTACCCCCTTAACTAatgttgttgtcctgccgcATTTCCTCCTGATGCCGCTGGTTGCCATTACACAATAACAGTGaccggctgcatatcatgccgtaaaaggatggctttttttgtcattgtctgATGCTGAATTCATAGCCCAAGTGTCAATATTAAATTTCGGAATGAACTGGGGGGGATTGAATTGTAGCacacaatatttaaaaagaaaaaatcaattTCATAAATTAATTCAGAAATACCAAACTAGCAGTAAACATCAACTCTAAGTATCATTATACTGTTGATATTGTAACCAGTTCTGGGTATTAATGTGTTTGAGATGAATCTGAGTCGCTTTCATTCAGGTATATGAACATGTTTTTCAACAAAAcccttttttcatttacattgtTCACATTTCAGATTggaacacatttcttttttcactgaacagatttaaaacagttttgtagGACTCAGAGGTTTTTGAGGAAAAACATTTCAACAATCATAAAAAGGCAAGTGAGAAATAAAAAGTATACACAAACAGGCCTGCATTAGCAAAACTATGATTGAAAGGGTCTGTTGTTAACTTTTTATCTGTATTAACTATTTTTATCGCTAATGGGTGAACTGGTTGAAATGCAacattaaagaggcaacagatagcatcttttctgaaataaatcatgatgaaaataatgtgggttgcacagggtagtggccacagtaaaatcaaactatcagcatttacataggttacttagtggctttgcaatctttgcagtaagcttctgccaccgggggcgaaatttcgcggaaaaaatctgctttatggCAGGAAACGCGCcatgtattgcgaaactggttggtcagccaatcagggactggagctggtccttatgaggaactgGCCGGGGCATGAGATCgttgagtcaggagcacaatggcagacggacaaagtttggagacaagtgaaaaacggcctagcaaaagaaaacaagctaatctgtctgaggaggcaaagaagagcaaaaaggagagtgataaaagaagaggaaaaacaggagtaaacctcagtcaggctttcaagagatggagggagctccgtgaccaaagaggcttcaaaaccgatgtccagctagctttctttctaatggatcagtaagtaacacggctaaatgttagctagaccagagaggactggactgtactggctgctagttcattcctagctgacCAGGGAGCAGGTAGCGACTGTTGGtcagctgacatcctcgttgccattctacggcagccctcggacagtgatacccccctcccttccttctgttctcttcttacggaggcagctatcgagGGACACTGCCCAGCtgagttacgcccagctaaagtgaacactggacttttcactgcaacggccttagactgaggagcatcaaaatcagttaacgttagtccacacagctctcccaagctggcctggagagcagggagatcatgtcggtcactggccataaatgtgagggcagccttcgcagctactgggcacccagcatctccgaccgggagaagtggagtaaaatcctctcctccgctcccgtttgtctggtgaacgcctctcctctgtcaatacactctgccagcaatttcataatattgatgccagttgtaacatttgaatgttttagtagtaagccatgttctaagtgAAATAATGTGTAGTGAGCTGGtaacagttgaaaaataactccgaTGCACgtcggggttccattcccctgtcgggagtcaTTTTTCAAcagctcactatacattatcccttacgtgtctactgttgtttgtactgatactgtacatattggtagaatttactgtgagttgttcgtactggtactgtgcattctggtataattatttgcattactatttattttttcttcagataaatatgataattgttgctcggcctctttactcatttatttagtagaatgtccacacaccttctcattctacatatacgtagaggtatactggtggctttacagcctacattttattgattatctctgatccccacgctcAATTTGGTCATTGCGACAGTGCGACACAACACCATTgatgctaggtggcgccaaACTAACAATAAacaaatcctatctgttgcctctttaagatTGAGacttacattttaaatcatGGCATGTTTCAGAAAAATTACGTTGCCTACATTGGCAACCTGTGCTGATGCTGTCACGGTGTGTGAAATCTCACATTGCATTAGTAGTAAGCAATAATGACAACTTGATGAATATGatattgtgtttttaacagACCAATGGAACCACTGGTGTCTGatcagctgagtgcagtttacTGCCAAGCCCAGGATTGTGTCtgcaacatgaaggagatcaaGATGCCTTTTAAAGAGGTGGGAGAGGTTGAGTGGCATACTGGgggtttttttattattatttttatgaaagTTCATCTGTATTTTTGGAATAATGAGAGGAGAGTTAGCAGAGTTAATCACTCAAGAACACAAAAACTCTATCATcctgctcactcagaaatatcaCCATAGCCGAATCACATCAAGAGTGATTGGGACTGATGGTTACTATTTAAACTGCGATTACACATTGCAATAAACGTTTTAGTGGAACTGCTGATTAATGAAATTGAAATGAAGAGTTATCCAAATGACACCTCCTTATTTCACTACAATAGGAAGATATCAAGCAGGCTACTCACCCATTTTATAAGTGGTTACAGGTTACAGCTTCAGTTTGACGTAGAGGGCACAGCTGATAGCTACATGGTTTGTATACATGACATAACAGAAATGCATATGGAAGGGATTCAGTTTGGACAGAGAGAACTGTTGTAACTTGAAGCTTTGCAATCATCAGACACAAGTTTTATGTCAAAATGTTCTGCTGAGGAGATTTTAGTGAGTCCCCTGATAAATTCAGTATACTTATCTGgtacagggtttggctttgacCGTTTGTACACCGGCCCAAGTCTTAGaaattgtagtttttaatttGGACAGAGTAAAGTCAAAGAACTCATCAGTTTTAGGATCTGACTCCAAGTAaagtttttcagcatttcttaaATTATACTCCAGGAGCTGATTCTTTCTGTGGGGTGATTTTCCACAATACATACCTTTTCAGATATCTCCTGAAAGTCTTGTCTCGTATGCCATAGATGATGGGACTAATAGATCGCGGCAGGACCTGTACAATAATATAACAAGCGAACAGGGAGTCTGAATAATTCTTAGGGAACGCTTGCAGCAGAGCCTGTTTGAACGGGGGTTCTACATATGTTACCATACAAAGCAGCAGCTGAAACCCATGGAGGATGATTGTGTTTCTGGCCTTTGTAGCATCTTTGCTAGCTGTTTGTGCAGTGAACAGAATTCTGAAGTAAGTGTAAAAGATAGTGACCCAAACTACAACTAGAAAAATTGAGTACAAGATATCTCTCTTCTTGATGATGAGGGGGTTTGGGAAGACAGTTTGTGGAACACAGAAGACTCTGGAATGAAAGAAGTCCTGTGGTTCCGTGGCCAAAGTGAAGAAGAGATCAGGAAGAGCAGACCACAAAGTTGTTGTCCAGATTAAACCGATCAACATCAGTGTTCTCTTGACCGTACAGATATGCGGGTGGCGAAGGGGGAGACAGATGGCAATGAAGCACTCCACCGCCATGCAGGCCAGGTTCAGAGGGCTGTTTTCAGTGGTTAAGAGTGCAAACAGGATGAAGATGCAGCAGATtgagacatttattttgtgGAGAACGTAGCTGATGACAAACAGGATGATGGTCACCGTCACTTGGATCGTGTCGTTAACCACCAGGTGGATGAAAAGGATGTAGCGTGGATTTATGTAGAATATCTGGAAGGTGGGAAGAAAAGCACAAATGAGGGGGAAAATAATTTTAGAAAACCTAGAGCTTTAAGTTTGAAACAGGGACACCATGCTTATGTTAAACTGGGCATATCACATACTCGTGCCAGTTGTCAGTCATTTGCGTTCAACAGCGACCTTACTTAGCTAGCTGCTTAATACCTGAACACAATAACATTGTGATTTCATCATAACAACATATTAATGGCTCTGCTTGTCTGGTACATCAGTCCCCCAGCTCAGCTGCTGCATCCACTTTCATCTGTTTATCCAGGGCTGGGTCAaggaggcagcaggctgagcaaggaACTTCAGACCTCCCTCCTCCCAGAAATACTTCATCACTGTTGATGCGGCACCAAGCTGCCTATCCATCTCATATGCAGACACAGCTCTTACGTTGGTTGTACAGGGACCAGGTGGCTTGTGACACAACCCCGGTACCCTGTAAACATGCAGTACCCCCACCAGGACTCCCAGGGGGACACTGTCATAAGCCTTTTCCACGTCCACAGATCACATGTAGAGTGGACGGGGAAACTCCCATTACCCTTCCAGCAACCTGGTTCACTGTTCCACAACCAGGACTGAATCCACATTGCTCCTTCAGAATCTGAGCTTCGACAATCAGTCAGAGCCTCCTTttcagcaccctggagtagactttcccagggaggctgagcagtgtgttACCCTGATAATTGTTGCACACCCTCCGGccccccttttttaaaaatggggaCCACTACACCAGCCTGCCACTCCACAGGCACTGTACCTGACCTTCAGGCAACACTGAAAAAgtgtgtcagccaagacagccaaTCAatgtccagagccttcagcatctcaggacGAATATTATCCACACCTGGAGCCTTGCCACCGAGGATGTTTTCAACTACCTCAGTGACCTCTGCCAGGGATATGGACCAGAGTTTCCCCGAGTCTTCAGATGTTGCCTCCTCTGTGGAGGAGGCAACATCCTCCACAGAGGAGGCAACATCTGAAGGAGGCATTTAATGGTTTGCCAGAACTTCCTCAAAGCCCATAGAAAATCCTTCTCCATAGCCTCCCCACCCAAGTTTTTGCTTTAGCAACCACCTCAGCTGCAGGCCTTCTGGCCAACCAGTAtttgtctgctgcttcaggagacccCTGGGCCAGTTAAGCCCaaaaggcctccttcttcagcctgacgccCTTCTTCACCACTGGTGTCCACAAGTGGGTTCTTTAGTTGCCACCAGAACAAGCACCAACGACCTGACCACAACATTTAGCAGCCACCTCCACAATGAAGGCTTTGAACATGGACCACTCAGATTCTATGTCCCAAACCTCCCCCAAGATGCATGAGAAGTTGTTCCCGAGGTGAGAATTGAAGACCTTATTGACAGGGGCCTCAGCCAGACATTCACAGTTCACCCTCGCTACACGTTTGGCTTTACCAGGTCTATCTGGCAGCCCCccgccatctgatccaactcactaCCAGTTGATAATCAGTTTACAGCTCTGCTCCTTTCTTCACCTTAGTGTCCAAGATATACAGCAGCAGATCTGATgatacaaccacaaggtggaTCATCAATTTTTGGCCGATGGTGTTCGATACCAACTACGGGTCAGGTGCTCCAAATTGCTGTTTGGTGCACAAGCACAAACAACAGTCTGAGACCTATTCTCAGCAACTCACAGTCACATTGAGGTGACCCTCTCGTTTCCTGGGGAGAACTCCCAACACATCAGTGTTAAGTTGGGGGCTTGTGAGTTTTTCCACGCCCACTTGGTGCCTCTCACTCTGGTCAACCCCAGAAAAGTTTCAAAAGTGCTACACACAGTGCTGTGTGTAGAGGTGAGCCCAACCAGCTTTGTTTCCTTCCCTGCCAGATAAATGATGTTCCACATCCCTGGAGTCAGTCTTGGATGCTAGGGGGCAGCACGCCTTGGTTCCCGCCCCTGCCTGCCACCTGGCACACACTGCAATGTGCTGGGCACTGCGAACGGGCCCCATGACCCAAGGTCATATTTTGGTGCACGCAGTAGTACACAGAATACCCAGTATGTAGATTGATGTACATAATATGGAGCCAACGTTCAGAAGCAAAAATTCCCTCTGGAAGCTTTTGGCCATGCACAGTTTACAAGATAAAGCTCAATGAGCTTATTGGCGTGTGAGTCAGTCACACTTTAGGGACTGCAAATGAAACTCCCGAGCAGAAAGACCCACGGCTTCCAGGTCAGataaaacagcaacagagagGGTGTTTTGTAAAAGATGAAGATGGTGTGTTGGCGTTGCTCTACTGTTGTAGAATTTGTGAAttgaaacacatccaacatgttAACGTACCTTTGACAGCATCACCCACACATGCCTATGATCTGGATGAGGACAAAGCAAACTGTATTTTGGCTTAAAGAGCAATagatgtttttcagttttattgccTGTTCAGGCCTGTTGCCATTTGGGAAAGTGTTTGTATTGTGTGATAAGtcagtgtttgaaatgttctttgtttttataattataACAGTGGTGTGATGGATACGTCACCTGCTCCTGATTGGTTcggacaaaacaaagcaaaaataatCCCACACAGTAAAGAATATGAACATGATGTAAGGTTGAATTACTGAAGTTAGAGGAATGATAGATTTTTCTGATTATCAGACTTGAAGTTGTTCACATTCAGATTTCTGATACCAGATTAACCAAACAcaaaactaatctaaactactacagtaaaaatgtttcttttatatatgtatttctttatctctctctctctctctctctctctctctctctctctctctctttctctctgtatatatatttaagcaatatcacacaagaGAGAGTGATGtcggcctcgtgcctatgaccgaatcacagccgtgacgatttacgagtataacatcacgagctcgagtgtgatattgcttttatacaacagttcgacggttaaataagcaaggctgattaagaaatgttgaaaaatgaggacaaaatagataattttagcattttttttgtcttccgccaacaaagatagttccctcaggactccgctgtcaccgttgctatgtaacacagacatggtgcgccaggcacttactctttatacacatttatctgcacatttccattaattgtgcagccagtgaaataattctctggtgactgcatggtggaccaTCGCTTCACAGgtacagccgactctgccttctgatctaacagtatgttgcttttctccaagtcattgagctccgctgatgaaacactgacaaacctggatatgtgctcagatggattcagcttctcctctgcctcatcttcctctgatgaccattcatagttcaattcaaaacttattttaggaaataaatccatacaatgcaactgctgacctaactgacacagTGAaaaaccgtgatgttgtactccaaacatatatatatatatatatatatatatatatatatatatatttatagacatatataaatacagatacacatatacacacacacacacattagttCCTACATGTCAAATGAATATCAGACCTGGTGTTTGCAGAAGGTTTGAATGAGGCCTCCATTGATGTAGTTGATGAAGATCCCGAGAAGCACAACAATCACATTCTTGGTCACAGCTTTAGTGAGGGAGTCTCGAGACTGTACAACCACAGTCACATTGGCAGATGATGTGTTCATCTTTCAAAGCTGAAaagaaaagattttaaaaaagcttCAGAGATAAATAGATGTTCACAGCAATTATAGACAGTGAGCCTTATTTCAAGGATTTCAACTCCACTTTTCTCGTTAAACGGTGCATAATCTGTTCACAAATAAGGAGCAAAGGGGCAGAGGTTGTATTCAGGTGCGTAATGGAATGATATTAACAGTGCGGATTCAACAATTGGAGAAGCTTGTGGTTTTCTGCAgagagtaatgcagtaagagcagtgatgtcactgcagcaaatatggTGGGACATTATAGAAGCAAAACTAAAAGCTGTAGTTTGAAACTTGACAGAagaaacagaactaaactttcagcttttaaaataattaagttCCTCTTCTCCTTGTTCATAAATGTGCGTAGTGTCTCTCTTAATGGGGAGtttgacagcagctctgctctgatctctgctattttcacagattttaatcatattaatattttctttattaatgatgtattttttttaacctttcacAACACATCCATGcccctgtgtgtgtaaaaagtagagtgtgtgtgtaacaacaggTTCCTGTTTCACTGTCAGGAGCACAATAATGCCTGTAACAATTACCAGGCAATGTGTTGCTTTAGCAAAGCTTTTCTTCAGACTTCACAGTAGGAACAGAGGGGTTAGCACTGCTGGAATATCAGTGGAACAATTATGGACAGAAAAACCACAGTTTCAACCTCTCCAGTCTAACCACTGAGTAGACTGCAGAGGGTCTGACGAAAAACACACTAACCATTTAGAGTCTTGTTGCATGGCTGTAGTTCAGTAATAATCAAGGGCCACTGACACTGTTCGGACTGGAAAAACGTATTCAAAATCCAAATTCCAATAGTATTCTTCTCTGTCATGCAACACAGTGGGGACATTGACTAAACTGAAGTTTGAATCATTTAATTATCGTCTTCTTTTTGGGCCAAAACACTTTCAAGTGTAAATAATATATTTGGTTCCTGATTTATACTGTTTTATCTCTTTTAAAGTGACCATTgatgatggaaaaaaagaaaaacatcattatAACAGCTGAtatataactttttgtcagtCGTGTGTCTTTATATTTCCATCATAACATTGACAGTAAACAGAGATAAAGACAGGAAGGGTGATAAATCCATAATGCCGTTCATGTCTCGATTTTAAAGCCCCTGAAAACAGTTTACAAATCATACTCCATTTGTGTTTCATAATCTAATATCAGAAGCTGAGACGTCAGACTCACATCTGGTTAGCACTAAAATTATGAGCTTCATTACAGCCAAAGGTAGATAgt
This region of Epinephelus fuscoguttatus linkage group LG1, E.fuscoguttatus.final_Chr_v1 genomic DNA includes:
- the LOC125887876 gene encoding odorant receptor 131-2-like, whose product is MNTSSANVTVVVQSRDSLTKAVTKNVIVVLLGIFINYINGGLIQTFCKHQIFYINPRYILFIHLVVNDTIQVTVTIILFVISYVLHKINVSICCIFILFALLTTENSPLNLACMAVECFIAICLPLRHPHICTVKRTLMLIGLIWTTTLWSALPDLFFTLATEPQDFFHSRVFCVPQTVFPNPLIIKKRDILYSIFLVVVWVTIFYTYFRILFTAQTASKDATKARNTIILHGFQLLLCMVTYVEPPFKQALLQAFPKNYSDSLFACYIIVQVLPRSISPIIYGIRDKTFRRYLKRYVLWKITPQKESAPGV